In Carnobacteriaceae bacterium zg-84, the genomic window CAAGCGATAGACTTACCAAAAGCCAAAGAAGATGCGAAAAAAGCCATTGATGACGCCAAAGCCGCTAAAGATACCGCAATCGACGAGAAATTCAACAACAAAGAATTAACAGAAACAGAAAGAGACGATGCGAAAAAAGCCGCTAAACAAGCAGCAGATACGGCAAAAGAAGCCATCGATGCCGCAACAAATGTTGAGGGAGTCAATACGGCAAAAACAGAGGGTCTACCAAAAGTAAACGCTGAAGTAAATGGCGCAATCAAATCAAACGCTAAACAAGACATTGATACTGCAGCAGAGAAAGCCAAAGAAGCCATCGACAACTCTGACTTACCAGAAGACGTCAAAACAAAAGCAAAAGACGCAGTAGAGAAAGCCAAAGAAGCCGCTAAACAAGCGATCGATAACGCCACAACGGACGCTGACGTCAACACTGAAAAAGAAGCTGGTAAACAAGCGATAGACTTACCAAAAGCCAAAGAAGATGCGAAAAAAGCCATTGATGACGCCAAAGCCGCTAAAGATACCGCAATCGACGAGAAATTCAACAACAAAGAATTAACAGAAACAGAAAGAGACGATGCGAAAAAAGCCGCTAAACAAGCAGCAGATACGGCAAAAGAAGCCATCGATGCCGCAACAAATGTTGAGGGAGTCAATACGGCAAAACAGAGGGTCTACCAAAAGTAAACGCTGAAGTAAATGGCGCAATCAAATCAAACGCTAAACAAGACATTGATACTGCAGCAGAGAAAGCCAAAGAAGCCATCGACAACTCTGACTTACCAGAAGACGTCAAAACAAAAGCAAAAGACGCAGTAGAGAAAGCCAAAGAAGCCGCTAAACAAGCGATCGATAACGCCACAACGGACGCTGACGTCAACACTGAAAAAGAAGCTGGTAAACAAGCGATAGACTTACCAAAAGCCAAAGAAGATGCGAAAAAGCCATTGATGACGCCAAAGCCGCTAAAGATACCGCAATCGACGAGAAATTCAACAACAAAGAATTAACAGAAACAGAAAGAGACGATGCGAAAAAAGCCGCTAAACAAGCAGCAGATACGGCAAAAGAAGCCATCGATGCCGCAACAAATGTTGAGGGAGTCAATACGGCAAAAACAGAGGGTCTACCAAAAGTAAACGCTGAAGTAAATGGCGCAATCAAATCAAACGCTAAACAAGACATGATACTGCAGCAAGAAAGCCAAAGAAGCCATCGACAACTCTGACTTACCAGAAGACGTCAAACAAAAGCAAAAGACGCAGTAGAGAAAGCCAAAGAAGCCGCTAAACAAGCGATCGATAACGCCACAACGGACGCTGACGTCAACACTGAAAAAGAAGCTGGTAAACAAGCGATAGACTTACCAAAAGCCAAAGAAGATGCGAAAAAAGCCATTGATGACGCCAAAGCCGCTAAAGATACCGCAATCGACGAGAAATTCAACAACAAAGAATTAACAGAAACAGAAAGAGACGATGCGAAAAAAGCCGCTAAACAAGCAGCAGATACGGCAAAAGAAGCCATCGATGCCGCAACAAATGTTGAGGGAGTCAATACGGCAAAAACAGAGGGTCTACCAAAAGTAAACGCTGAAGTAAATGGCGCAATCAAATCAAACGCTAAACAAGACATTGATACTGCAGCAGAGAAAGCCAAAGAAGCCATCGACAACTCTGACTTACCAGAAGACGTCAAAACAAAAGCAAAAGACGCAGTAGAGAAAGCCAAAGAAGCCGCTAAACAAGCGATCGATAACGCCACAACGGACGCTGACGTCAACACTGAAAAAGAAGCTGGTAAACAAGCGATAGACTTACCAAAAGCCAAAGAAGATGCGAAAAAAGCCATTGATGACGCCAAAGCCGCTAAAGATACCGCAATCGATAAAGCAGAAGGCCTAACAGAAACAGAAAAAGCCAAAGCAAAACAAGCAGTTCAAGACGCAGCAGATAAAGCAAAAACAGCTATTGACGCTGCAACAGATGTGGAAGAAGTCAACAAAGCAAAAGAAGATGGCGAAAAAGAAATTGAAAATTCACCAGTAACATCAGAAAAAGAAGATGTAAAAGTAGCAGTTGATAAAGCGAAGAAGATGCGAAAAAAGCGATTGATGATGCCAAGTGGCTAAAGAAGAAGCAATCGATAAAGCAGAAGGCCTAACAGAAACAGAAAAAGCCAAAGCAAAACAAGCAGTTCAAGACGCAGCAGATAAAGCAAAAACAGCTATTGACGCTGCAACAGATGTGGAAGAAGTCAACAAAGCAAAAGAAGATGGCGAAAAAGAAATTGAAAATTCACCAGTAACATCAGAAAAAGAAGATGTAAAAGTAGCAGTTGATAAAGCGAAAGAAGATGCGAAAAAAGCGATTGATGATGCCAAAGTGGCTAAAGAAGAAGCAATCGATAAAGCAGAAGGCCTAACAGAAACAGAAAAAGCCAAAGCAAAACAAGCAGTTCAAGACGCAGCAGATAAAGCAAAAACAGCTATTGACGCTGCAACAGATGTGGAAGAAGTCAACAAAGCAAAAGAAGATGGCGAAAAGAAATTGAAAATTCACCAGTAACATCAGAAAAAGAAGATGTAAAAGTAGCAGTTGATAAAGCGAAAGAAGATGCGAAAAAAGCGATTGATGATGCCAAAGTGGCTAAAGAAGAAGCAATCGATAAAGCAGAAGGCCTAACAGAAACAGAAAAAGCCAAAGCAAAACAAGCAGTTCAAGACGCAGCAGATAAAGCAAAAACAGCTATTGACGCTGCAACAGATGTGGAAGAAGTCAACAAAGCAAAAGAAGATGGCGAAAAAGAAATTGAAAATTCACCAGTAACATCAGAAAAAGAAGATGTAAAAGTAGCAGTTGATAAAGCGAAAGAAGATGCGAAAAAAGCGATTGATGATGCCAAAGTGGCTAAAGAAGAAGCAATCGATAAAGCAGAAGGCCTAACAGAAACAGAAAAAGCCAAAGCAAAACAAGCAGTTCAAGACGCAGCAGATAAAGCAAAAACAGCTATTGACGCTGCAACAGATGTGGAAGAAGTCAACAAAGCAAAAGAAGATGGCGAAAAAGAAATTGAAAATTCACCAGTAACATCAGAAAAAGAAGATGTAAAAGTAGCAGTTGATAAAGCGAAAGAAGATGCGAAAAAAGCGATTGATGATGCCAAAGTGGCTAAAGAAGAAGCAATCGATAAAGCAGAAGGCCTAACAGAAACAGAAAAAGCCAAAGCAAAACAAGCAGTTCAAGACGCAGCAGATAAAGCAAAAACAGCTATTGACGCTGCAACAGATGTGGAAGAAGTCAACAAAGCAAAAGAAGATGGCGAAAAAGAAATTGAAAATTCACCAGTAACATCAGAAAAAGAAGATGTAAAAGTAGCAGTTGATAAAGCGAAAGAAGATGCGAAAAAAGCGATTGATGATGCCAAAGTGGCTAAAGAAGAAGCAATCGATAAAGCAGAAGGCCTAACAGAAACAGAAAAAGCCAAAGCAAAACAAGCAGTTCAAGACGCAGCAGATAAAGCAAAAACAGCTATTGACGCTGCAACAGATGTGGAAGAAGTCAACAAAGCAAAAGAAGATGGCGAAAAAGAAATTGAAAATTCACCAGTAACATCAGAAAAGAAGATGTAAAAGTAGCAGTTGATAAAGCGAAAGAAGATGCGAAAAAAGCGATTGATGATGCCAAAGTGGCTAAAGAAGAAGCAATCGATAAAGCAGAAGGCCTAACAGAAACAGAAAAAGCCAAAGCAAAACAAGCAGTTCAAGACGCAGCAGATAAAGCAAAAACAGCTATTGACGCTGCAACAGATGTGGAAGAAGTCAACAAAGCAAAAGAAGATGGCGAAAAAGAAATTGAAAATTCACCAGTAACATCAGA contains:
- a CDS encoding DUF1542 domain-containing protein gives rise to the protein MDDAKAAKDTAIDEKFNNKELTETERDDAKKAAKQAADTAKEAIDAATNVEGVNTAKTEGLPKVNAEVNGAIKSNAKQDMILQQESQRSHRQL
- a CDS encoding DUF1542 domain-containing protein; the encoded protein is MAKEEAIDKAEGLTETEKAKAKQAVQDAADKAKTAIDAATDVEEVNKAKEDGEKEIENSPVTSEKEDVKVAVDKAKEDAKKAIDDAKVAKEEAIDKAEGLTETEKAKAKQAVQDAADKAKTAIDAATDVEEVNKAKEDGEKKLKIHQ
- a CDS encoding DUF1542 domain-containing protein, producing the protein MKSNAKQDIDTAAEKAKEAIDNSDLPEDVKTKAKDAVEKAKEAAKQAIDNATTDADVNTEKEAGKQAIDLPKAKEDAKKPLMTPKPLKIPQSTRNSTTKN
- a CDS encoding DUF1542 domain-containing protein; translation: MAKEEAIDKAEGLTETEKAKAKQAVQDAADKAKTAIDAATDVEEVNKAKEDGEKEIENSPVTSEKEDVKVAVDKAKEDAKKAIDDAKVAKEEAIDKAEGLTETEKAKAKQAVQDAADKAKTAIDAATDVEEVNKAKEDGEKEIENSPVTSEKEDVKVAVDKAKEDAKKAIDDAKVAKEEAIDKAEGLTETEKAKAKQAVQDAADKAKTAIDAATDVEEVNKAKEDGEKEIENSPVTSEKEDVKVAVDKAKEDAKKAIDDAKVAKEEAIDKAEGLTETEKAKAKQAVQDAADKAKTAIDAATDVEEVNKAKEDGEKEIENSPVTSEKKM